AATTGTCCCGTTGAAAGTACACCACAAAAGTACCCCGAGTTTCTTAACTCCAAGGCGGTAATGAAAAAAGATTCAAAGCGGTTAAAACCGCCCGTGTCGCTTTCCTCTCAGGGAGCCAAGCCACTGAGTTTCCCACTTACCGGATATTCTTATGATATTAGAGGCAGAGCCTCATCAACTGCATTCCTAGTCAGAGACTAGGAACGAGATGTGGTAGAGATTCGTCTCGTTCCCAGTCTCTGACTGGGAATGAATTCTAGAAGGCTCTGCCTTCAATGATATTAGAGGCAGAGCCTCATTACCTGCATTCCTAGTCAGAGACTAGGAACGAGATGTGGTAGGGATTCGTCTCGTTCCCAGTCTCTGATGTTCATTTTAAATCTAATAATCCTGTTTCTTTTAATTTTGGATTAAAGCGGATTTGAGTATTGACTCCCCGGTCTTTGAGAACTCCTAAAATTTCTTCTTCAACCCGCCGCGCCACATTTTTTAAAACCTTGCTTTTTCCGAATTCATCAATAGCTATATTTTGATAATTATTTTGTTCTTCTGGTGTCATTAATTCTTTTACATCTATAGGATTATTCCATTTTTGTTTATTTTCGATGTTCGGAATATCAGGATTAGCATTTTCCGTAATCCAAGCATTTTCAATAGCTTCCAAAATTGTTCGATTAGGACGTTCTATAGTTTGTACCTTTACCCAATAACAATTTTGAGGTTGACGGACTAAATGCTGCTTTAAACTTAGATAAATATCACGAGAATAGCCAACAAATTGCAGAATTTTATCCTGATTAAAAATCGCGTAAACTCCAATTTTTTCTTGAAAGGTGACTATGACTTCACCATCATTATCAATATAGGCATGATATTCTAAACTAGCTAAGGTTGGTAAGTTTATTTCTGTTGTCATAAGTGAATTAAAAATTTGTTATTGTAATCATAAGAGACTTCCAAATAAAAAAATGTCCCAAAACTGATGCAAAAATTCTCTCTCTGTGTACTCTGTGCCTCTGTGGTTCGTTTCTTGGGATAATTTATTTCTTGGAAGTCTCTAAACCAAAAAACTTTCCACATCTTCACCATTATCAAATGAAATTACCTTTTTTAATCCTAACTTTTTTATTATGTGAGTTTTTTGCTCATAAAAGTATAAATGCTAAACCTCAACCAGTTTCTCCTATCGGAGTTGAACATGATCAATCAGCAGAGTTAATCACACAACCAATCACAATTGACAGTTATTGGTATCAGATGCCCCAAGTCAATCCTGAACCATATTTCAGTATCAGCAAGCCAGAGTGTAAGAAAATAAATCCTCTTGATTATATCAAGAATCCAGAATCTTTTTTGAAATTATGCCCCAGTAATAACTCAAATCGTAACCCTTATGAGCCAGTTGAATATCTAAAAGTTCCTCCCCTAGATTCTGGAATTAAGATCAAGCTGGGTGATTTTTAATAATGGATATAAGTAGGTGGGCGTTAAAAATTGTCCTTGGGGCAAGGGAACAGATTCAGATATCAGTAGAAAACTGGCTTAAATCTGATTAAGGGACTTCTAGGAAATAAATTATCCCAATAAATAAATGAACAAACGAACCACAGAGGCACAGAGAACACAGAGAGAGAAGAAATAGGGAGGGTTTTTGCGTTAGTTTTGGGACATTTTTTTATTTGGAAGTCTCTAAGAGGTTGTTTGAAAACTTTTTCATGTGGGATCTGACACCCGCAGATCCCCCTAAATCCCCTTTGAAAAGGGGGACTTTGAGGAATTTAGCCCCCCTTTGTAAGTACGGTGTACACACAAGTTATCGAATCACCATTATTCCTCAAATTACCCCACCCTAACCCTCCCCTTGTGAAGGGGAGGGAACTAATTTTT
The DNA window shown above is from Anabaena sp. WA102 and carries:
- a CDS encoding GIY-YIG nuclease family protein, with protein sequence MTTEINLPTLASLEYHAYIDNDGEVIVTFQEKIGVYAIFNQDKILQFVGYSRDIYLSLKQHLVRQPQNCYWVKVQTIERPNRTILEAIENAWITENANPDIPNIENKQKWNNPIDVKELMTPEEQNNYQNIAIDEFGKSKVLKNVARRVEEEILGVLKDRGVNTQIRFNPKLKETGLLDLK